The DNA segment AACCGCAATGGAGCCGAAGCCCGGAGATACGAAGCTGAAAGCAATATTGCGGCGCAGGATGCGACGCTCCATCGCAGCCAGGTGGCGGGAAAAGTCAAGGCTCTAACCGGATCGATCACCGAGTCGCAGAGCATGCTGGCCACTGTCGCAGATCATTTCGAGGAAGACCTCGAGGCGCTGAACAATCTGCTGTATTCGTATGAAGAAGGCTGGCTGACGCTTAGTGAATTGCTTAATGCCATTCAGATTGAAACAGCCGGTCTGGAGGACTACTACCACCAGTTGATCCGTTACTACGAGAACCTGTTCGAACTCGAGGCCCTGACGGGGGACTCATTGGTCAGGTTCTAAGATGAGGATATCAAGAATGAAAACACTACGATATGTGATACTACTCGCCCTGCTTAGCGCGGCCCTGGTTTATGCCGGTGGCGATCATGATCATAGCGAAGACGCCCACGAGCGCGCGGCAGAAACAAAAGCGGACGACACTGACGATGGTCACGCACACGAGGCTGATGAAGGGGAATCGAGAGCAGTCACACTCTGGACGGATAAGATGGAACTGTTCATGGAGTATCCTGTCCTGACGGCCAATAAACCCGGTCGCTTCATTATTCACCTGACTATACTCGACGGATTCCAACCCGTGCGCGATGGAACCGTGAAGCTATCGTTTGTCACACCGGACGGCCATTCGCATGATGTCGTCGAAACGAAGTTGCTCCGGGAGGGCATCTTCACTCCGACAGTTGAACTGCGCGATATCGGGAACTACGAGTTCGCCCTTGTCTACAACGGTCCAGGGGTGCGTGACTCGTTCAACATCTCCGGTTTCGCCGTC comes from the Bacteroidota bacterium genome and includes:
- a CDS encoding TolC family protein; protein product: YHEIGLQPANHYAALVESHPGVQARRSMQQALSKQASAARASLIPSLNLYGGYKKIEPNYDGYVAGVSLSLPLFNRNGAEARRYEAESNIAAQDATLHRSQVAGKVKALTGSITESQSMLATVADHFEEDLEALNNLLYSYEEGWLTLSELLNAIQIETAGLEDYYHQLIRYYENLFELEALTGDSLVRF